A region of the Arctopsyche grandis isolate Sample6627 chromosome 10, ASM5162203v2, whole genome shotgun sequence genome:
ATACTGGTGATTGTTTTATTTGGCATTATTCTTAGATTTAATCCGGCATAAATATCACACCAACTTTGAAATATCGTGTCACGTTCTTCGGAGTTAGGTTATGTTTCGTCGTACACATACATAGTACCGATTTTACTCTATCGTTGAACCCAAAATAATAAGCCTCATTTGAccgtattgtatatatgtattattcacgatgtttgtttgtttaatcCTGTAGTCGCGATGGCAGAACAAGAATCTGTGACAAATGGTAAATCGAATGACAAAAATGAAGAAAGCATATCAGAATTGGAAGAAGGAATTATTCGTcaagttgaatattattttggtAAGTAGTATGTAGTAGTAGATAATTCTAccaacaatttaaatatataatctttAAATTCCACATTGATTTAATCCTTTCTATAACACGTTTATATttctaaatgtatatttttcaaacctTTTAATCGTTTGCCCGTGGCCGTTTTCCacagaatttctgaactttgcacgggattttgaggcttatatgcgcctatttcaactcttttaaggttcaaaattggttgaatatattactgagttgagtgccatctattcaatttgtttaaaattaatatataccagtcaaaaattttttttttttggaaccatactgaaacctctttatgtgacgtcacatcttcatacaattatgaagaatgattttttgacaattaatccaatactacgagatatattatgtattttattgtttaaaataatactttatgtgttcattaacatatctggttacttgagtaaatattaaaatctgtatttaaggtcgaatacttgattgccaaattcgcgaaaaaggtgccgcgggcaaagggttaagttaATGTAATTATATCGTTTTCTTTCGAAATACTGATGTAATCCTAGTTTTGTTCATGTTCAGTTGCTTAAATTTTcctatatattgtttttataggCGACATCAACTTACCAAAAGATAAGTTTTTAAAAGAACAGATAAATTTGGACGATGGTTGGATACCGTATACAACAATGCTTAAATTTAAACGACTCGTAAATCTTACCACGGACACGGCAGTAATTACAGCAGCGTTGGCTAAATCTGCAAATCAACTCATTGAGGTAAagatattatattgtttataatataacagaGAATGTGTATGCAGATtagtagattttattttaacgaTACTAAACATTCTTGTAGGTGAGTGAAGATGGTGAAAAAATTCGAAGGTCAAAAGCGTATCCTCTTCCAGAGTTAAATGAAGAAAGGAGGAAAGAATTGATGTCTCGCACTATATATGCCAAAGGATTTCCTAAAGAAGATACCACATTGGACATGTGCTTGGCATTTTTTCAACCTTACAACATTCCTGAGAATGTAATTATGCGTCGGTATTTGGACAAAGCTACGAAAAAGTATTGCTTCAAGGGCTCAGTATTCGTCACTTTTAAAAACACTGAAGATGCTGAAAAATTCCTAAGCACAGAATCAGTAAAATTCGGAGAAACagaactaataaaaaaatggcaagCAAAATATTTAGAAGAAAAACAAGCCGAGTTTGAAGCGAAATCGAGTAAAATCGCTAAAAGAAatgcaaagaaaaaaaataatgatgaggaCAATAAAGGGGTGAGTGccttttaattaattgtatacatttaatattttatatcatataacttattttgtaaaatattttaggtTGAAAAACGCACTATTGTTTTACCCAAAGGAACAGTATTACTACTTCAAAATGTACCTAAAGAAATAACGAGAGAAAGTATTAAAGAGGCAATTACGAAACttggtatttaaaatatttcatttacttttatattagttttattgtattatttaacaCTGACTCCATTatatatgctttttttttttagatggaGAAGTTGGTTTCATTAAAATTGAAGACAACCAAGCCTGGGTGCGATTACAGAAAGAAGATACTGCAAAGGCAGTTTTCGAAAAATTCACTGATGGCAAAGTCAGCGTTGAGAATGTTGATCTATCAGGAGAACTACCCGATGAAGATGTAGAAAGAAAGTTTTTGGATGAAATGGCGGACGAACTCATGAAGAGAAAACTTAAGTCTAATAAACCAAAAGGAGgacataaaaatttcaatcggAAACGGAAAACCGGGGGCGATGGTGGACCAGATTCAAAACgcaaataaaattgttattgatttattctaATTCTTTTTGaatcttaatattattatttcattttaataaatatttccacAACTGGAAGCCTTCCGTGCATAAACAAAAtgtatttggatttttttttttatttaatcaattgtTGTTAAATCAGAGTGTTTTCACTGGTTTTTGTGAACCAAACAAAAActtgcatttatgtatatttttttattttttgatgaatattgatatattttccaCAATTCGTgcgttttcttttctttttaatcAACAATGTTTTACccatattgtattattattgtaatgactaaaggccggataaccaaggtatcgtcttgaaaaaaacggacccagagggttctgtgtattgttcatttcATCAGTTCatcgaacgtttttttttttactagctttgtaaatagagcaaaaccgccccgattcctagaaaaagcacggtgtctaGTAATAACCATCTTCAGACGTGGATGATGGAATATATGATCTGAAATCAGCAAAAGCTCTTaatggattaaaaaaaatatcagccttaagagggctggacagcagcgccttgtccatacaaacttactaaacttctcccttcctcaattatggcactagagaaattattttttaatatgctatggatatccaccattggggtgcatctatcgttttatttttttgatttattattttttgtaggagctaggagccgccaaacatctataaaatcgcctcttttttacacccacgaaaagagtccagcgtgcttatttaacggtcgattttaaaaaaaatacgctgatagatgcacagaaaatatctttctcataccgatgatgaaattttttttaaaattggttcagttttggaggagaaaatagttgaTTAGGAAAGCtggattttgtaaatttaaaagagGTAGAATCTGTTGGACGCGCATCTGTcccttttactcaatatatgTGCGGGGGTCGGGGGGGGGTCCGAGGCTAGTACACGTACACTATACACACACACTCGCACTCACATACGCACTCCCATACGACTCATATACCACTGTTCACATGACAAGTTCATACATACGATATACAATTCGCTCGAATCGTAACTACACAATATGTACGGATTACATATTTCGATACATAAGTACTATATTCGCGCACACCAAATTGCAACTTCTCACttgtcgatttctttttatttctccagattggtgtgtctatgtatgtacgtgacacttttatacgaacttctaaaataaaacaatgtgttatgtaaagtaattattgaatttattcaaaatttttttttcattttgtttgcggagaaaacgaaaataaaatactaaaatctattttctacatatatattagtgaaatattcacattttttaaaatacaggaAAAGATTATAGTAATTAAACCCTTTCACgggcaaattattttaaattgatatatacgatttttttcttcttgaatATTGTTCACAGGTACAAACAGaaggcaaatatattttttattaaaacaatgaaatgaaacaaaaaatgaaaatgcatttacagataacaaatatactgaacataaaataataaatgaaaataaaacacacattattaaataaaatatagatatatttaaatagacttATCAGCTTCCATGACATTAGCGCTGTCACgccaatttttaaaacacttgtgcTCAGTTGcatctatatttaattttgtagctCTGGCACATATGCAGCagtaagggcggtttcagactagcgttttatttctgcgcgtatacggtcatttcgccatacgcgcttacacgcgcgctactttttgcgcttcaaaaaaccgaacgcgcgtacacgggcttatttcggcgttttcgctcgaaccggtagtggtgatttagtatcaacatggataatacgagcttataagcgcgtctacgctcgtacgagttgcgcgtatggaaaacgaagCGCCTATACgtgcctacatgcacttcaaaaaacgagattatacgcgcgtataaaacgccagtctgaaaccgccctaagagTTTCGTACTCCgagatataaaacttttttagttCGGAGCCCTACTATGCACGCTGCACCAGACAAGGAGTTAAACCCACTTTTATATGATCTCTTTGCCCAAGAACCGTCTGCAATGACTGTCAGTAAGGGATATCCTTCCTCGTCTATGTCACCATTTAAAATGGCGAGCCTTTTTTCTTCTTCACCAACGACAATCATTTCATCAAAGGCACATTCTTCGATTGTTGGCGCTAAATGTTGTTCTATGCTTGTGTAAGTTCCACgactcaaatttcatttaattgtgaATAGCCATTACCTGTACAAATAATTCCTTCTACGAAAGCAGTATTTGCGGAAACTTGCAGTTTCGGATCTTCGGAGTATACAGTTTCCTTTGCTAAGCACATTCTACACCGAAAAACATATTCGCTGAGAAaaccttttcttatttctttcaCAAAATTTAAGTCAGATAATGTACAATTAGTGTGTTCATgctaaatttttgaaagcgctgaaaataaatatttaatatctactATTCTGCGCCCTTCtaattgttcatgaatatctgtTTCGTTGGGATtgtctgcttctgcttctataaCTAAATCATCAAGCCTCGTTGATGACGTTGAACTAGCTGTTTCTGATAAATTTTGATCGAATAAATCTCGCGGAACTGTATACAAAGATGTCGGTCCAGAACTTGTGGAGGCTACAGCTAAGTTTCCAACAGCAGCAGCATTGGCGACATCGATGTttatctctttatctcttcatttttactaccagacatgtcaattatttgacctaaatataaataattatttactacttctactggtttatcatctaaggggatgctatcaggcatgcaataactattgaacattagtttagtcttatctacgttaatttttaatcctacttttctactttccctgtccagctgtgttagtctgataagtaggtgagctgaatcacgagctactagaactatatcgtctgcgaaccgaaggtgactcaaaaagcgaccattgatgcttactccggctgtatcccaatccaatttcctgaaaactccctcaagcaccgcattgaataacttgggcgagattgtatctccttgtcttactccttttcctatgctatgcTCACATCACTAcattttgcataataaataatagttactAAGTCACAAGAAAGCATTATTACCTGGTGGTCGAATGTGTTGTAAGATGGatatttcgtttaaaatatcgtttttgtCTTTTAGTCGACTGGAACATACGTTATTTCTTCCCTTTTCTTCCATCCATTGTAAGTACTCAGTTCTTAGACTTTCGTACAAACAAACGCTGAACGATATGCATATGACACGACGGAAAGGAGAATTCAAAGAAGCGGGACgcgtaaatacattcataagcGCGAGCGACCGAAACAGCATATTACGAAAGATGCATGTTCCCAAACGTTGCAAGTACAAATATTTCCCGCTCGCATCAATAATACATCAATAATATTCGATGTTTGGGAATTTGTGCTCGATGCAAAAcgcgcgcgcacacacacactctcACTCACTTTCGTGGTAGTTCGGGCTGTAGCTCGAAGAcagaaacaaaaacaacattttttataaagcgATATTCAAAAGTGACGCTGCTATCCAACCCTCTTAATAAGACATGtgttgatatacatacacattttattgATTAGTATAAAAATTCTATAACAATTGATAATACCAAGTTGATGCGGTACAAATGCACTCGGACGTTCCTCAACTTAAATGAGTGGCGTCGAAaagatataagaaaaaaatggtcGCAACTAAAGACAATATGGATTGTAGAGCAGTATGAAATGCTTTAGAATGTGCGATTTTCGCAATATAAAAGTATAAACGTGCAGACAGCTGCAATTATTCAAAATCTAAGAATTCTTAGTATcagtattaagagggctggacatcagcgccttgtccatacaaacgtattacacttctctcttcctcaattatggcactagagaaattattttttaatatgctatggatatccaccattggcttgcatctgtgcttttatttttttgattagttgttttttataggagctaggagccgccaaacgtctataaaatcgcctcttttttacacccacgaaaagagtccagcgtgcttatttaacggtcgatttttaaaaaaatacgcgaacagttgcatagaaaatatctttctcatacagatgatgacatttttttaaaaattggtccagtttcggagcagaaaattggatttggaatcgaaacctcgattttgtcgatttaaaatacgtattacctggtcgaagcgcaactctcgcattcaatcaatatatatatatcgaagaaaggaacggcaacaaaattaaggtttcggttgtacagccctcttaatgatcatcttcaaaattaataacattCAGAGCAGCTATTGACAGAAAAATCTATGGGTACTGACAGCTGCCGAAGACGTTTACGTATCTTCACTGCCATGGCTTAATATTACTGATTGGTTTCTAACCATGTCATTAGTAATATGTATGTCTCAACCATGTTTACGAGTGCGTTTGTAAAAATGACCCTTGAAAACACTCTGAATAAGCTTAAAATTGggataaattttacaatttataaaaataaaataatgagaatattatttattggattaaaattgtacattgattttaaaatacatacattgaagcttaaaatttaaatatttgtgtatataatatagatatgtataatacataaaaatatttttgataaattgtatatattcagATTTACGAATTTGGGCCTCGAGTTtcgtgtaatatatatatatatatatataaccctGTGATTTCAGGtcaatacaaacatttatatatataaaaatagcttAGTCAATGAATATCAATAGAAATTTCATAGactaaaattttatactttaaCATGCAACAAGTGAACATCAATAAGTGTGATAAGAAggtgatattattataataactgcatcggaaaaataaataatataaaaggtgtTTAAACATGTAATCGGTCAATTTATCTTAAGTGCAagtgaaatttataattaaaattgtacatagcAACAGGTAAACATGCGTTTAAAATACttgcattaaaattaaatatgaaatcaacACATATCGAATACTAATAAATACTGTATTGattcatgtatatttttacaaggcttttctatttgctttgaatttgtaatgaaaaaaattctgGCTATAAAACgagatcaaatataaaaatgcatgTCTTGCATGATTAATGTATGTTATCTGTTATGTCTGTTGGAATGTtgtcaaatatataaaaattaataatcctCGTCGAGGACGAATTATTCGTTGTTCTATAGATAAAAATACCTTAAAACAAAAGGATAAACACAAATGTGAATCCTATGCATTGTACTTGTTGGAAAATATACGTTACAATATAGCCTTTTtagcacaatttaaatatattatttttacttataatttgaatttttcagtCGATATTGGTTGAATTACTATACATACAACGTAAGTACATTAAAAATGGACATTACATATTTGGTAAAATTATGCTTAACGAAAGATACAATGAAATTCATTGAAACAATTAATTCATAAATGCAACACACgacttatattataataataagacATAAATATGCTAAGCAGAagcattaaaattgaaaattaacacTAACACTGAAATAAATTTCaagattcaaaaaaaaaattcgagttGTGATAATAATCATTTACTTTAAAGATAAAAGAGTAATATCGAATACTGCAACTACCAACAGTATATAGAAGCTACATAACACAAATGTTAATACCTGGATAGCCTAACATTATTGCTCGATTAGAGAAATGCAAAATAGAAATTTTGAAGTAAATTTTTCAGATctcatattatttaaagttaaaatattttgttaaaatatcagtttgtattaaaaataaattcacatgTAATAATTTTAGTAGTTAATgatttatgagtaaaattaatttgatttaaataaacacTCGAAAGTTGAATAATATCATACTAACAATTAATCTGCACAATGTCAACATCATTCCAAAATGAATTACAAGTCTGTTGCATCAAAAAATACTGGcaaaaaactgcaaagaatgctaagcaattaataaattaacaagTAATCAACAGTTAAAACGTAAGGTACAACTTTGCAATATAAAACGAGATAATCTGTATAACGAGACATAAATGTCAtgcataaaatattcaattcttctTCAACCGTGGCATATTATGCGGTAACGGGACTTGTAATCTCCTTGCTGACAACTTTAACACCCTGCTCCAATCTACCCGCTTGCACTGCTCTAAATTTCAAATATGCGTCATAACCGTAAGCAATCATTGCGCAGAAACCGAAGAACTGAAATGAAAACATTGATCGAATATTTAAAAGGAAATGTTATGTACCCAAATGTATATCATTGGTTGAATAAATACCGATGCAGCTGCATATGCTTCCAGACCAAAGGTTGCTGCCAGACAAGCGGCCAACAGATAAAATAATGTCCAGAGTGCGCAAAACACCAGTTCAATTTTAAGCCATGGGATTTTGTAGAACTTTTCCAAAACGTGAAACAAATAGAAGGCCAACATTATTCCAGTGAACCAAAATCCACCCATTGCAACTGTGTTGAACCATGATCCACGTGAGTGAAAACTGTATCCAGACACTTCAATACAGATAAAACCCAGAAGATTCAATACCTGAAAAACAGCAATAAATTAATGTATATCTTCAATTATTATGAAGGAGCTAAAAGATTTTATTGTGAAtgatacttttttattataaaattgtttcACACATACGTTCGAACACAACTAATTTCAACATACAGATTGACGgtctttaaaaattattttaataggtTTCCTACTCGCCGTTGGCGCGTTATGGTAAAAGATACATAGTAAAACTCCTTACAATTTGAGTGATCTTAATCATTCCAGGCAGTGTTTTGACATAGCCGGAATCGAAGCGAATATTCGTGTTGTGGTTGGTGCTGGTGGAGGTAGTGTGAAATCCTGGGTCGGCCATGATGTAGCTTCTACGATTAGTAGCCTTACAATTACTGTGGACTAATTACAAAATACGTCATcgacaaaaataataaacaggaAATACTGAGGTAATGCTTTTGTCAAAGTTTCTAGGACAATCCTTCAGAGATGATTTAGCTGTCGAATGGAAAAACAGTGAGGAGAGGGGGAGACATAAGCAATGTGAAAATAAGGAGGCGTCACCCCACCTGTCAGTTGTCACTGGATCAGCGCCTTTCGCTTCTTCGAGCTTAGTTTCAAACCGTAACACATAAATGTACGTCCAttgattattttacaatatccactttttaatttgttaaataaCACTTTAATGTCAGTAATCTTTTATGTCTCTAaggcaaataaattgaatattgttTACTAGAAACAAATACACCTGCTGAACGActtttgtaaatattgtaaacggattccgcaaaaagcgatctcgcgaaagtcactaaaatctcgatcacggaacatctggcactcgagttctcgttagtacaatatttcgcgtgccCAGCTGCCTATAAATTGCCCAGCATAGCATTCCCGATCTGTtggcgtgtctattgtctaAGCACGTATGTAGGTTTACCCTGACGAGTCAAACGCACTCTCACTCAGGCTCTGAGAATtctagcgtatcctttgtttaggaactattgttaattcggaggtctctattgttcagCCACGAATGCCCTTAGATAGCGGATACTCTCTCCCATGTTCCcacgggttcggtgattattccgcaaaaagcgatctcgcataagtcattaaaatctcgatcacggaacatctggcacccaaaaactccatcaatcgaaagtattgtactaacgataattcgagtgccaaatgttccgtgatcgagcttttagtgacttgcgcgagatcgctctTTGgggaatagtccgtttaccgctcccacgttacaatatttagaaatatttaaacaaaatggTGACTttatttggtttcggtgattacatctataggggggttgaaggttttggaccgtttctcaacctatggaaattcagttgaattttgaagaggatctttattactcgattaatacaggtgtatttgtatgtacagcgaagtaggtaaaggattcactggaacgagctaggtcgagttcctgaagctcactggcatctggggacgatgcactggtttataaaggtgttgcttgagcaacgcgtagctgggctggtgagatcacgttctggaagattccgacggggtcgaggtcttcctttgtgttcgatgtttgatgcgtagttgcgtagctccttgggatttcccgtgtactcgtgattgcgtatctggagcgagtcgaatcgcctttataggtaagctggacgaagtatttcggccacggctaactttcgtgtacgagaagaggacacgatgatgtcatttgtacagattaagttcgatgagggaaataggtgatatcacaagtcgtgctatatctctacacatcccaaatgtgaatcgctagcTGGATATCCACCGCAACAAAAATCACTCGTGCGGATCTCGAAAATTCGTTCACACGAAAAgtcgtcgcacaggaaaattacTCAAATATTGCTTAAAACTGCCTAtatctcgtaaaaaaaatatttgggcagttttctgtacggcgaTTTTCCTGTGCTACGATTTTTCGTGCGACGGGAAATccacgcgagcgattttcgtagcggcggttgtCCCGCTAGCGATTCTCATTTGGAATGTAACCCgtatgtgaccagttttctcgggACCAGCTTTAGTGtgatgagtagtcaccggagtctgagggggccgtgtattcttcaaagggttcggtgattactcgtcacaaagtcactaaaatctctataacggaacatctggcagtcgaaaagtccatcatactaacgataactatcatagtaacgagaacttgagtgccaaatattgtgtattcgcgattttcatggcaaaaattgtttttgtgaccaccccaattacctgttcaaaggttgtaaatgcattgttaaaggtttgccgaacaatggatagcactgtgactatcctacctctagtgatagtGTGatacgtgtgaccgatctagagcgaccggttgccctgtgaccggttcacatttgactagtagtccgtttacctatTTAACAGGTTGCACTAAATAGCAATAAGCAAATCAATTTTACTATCGGCAGCGCCCCACTCTTTTTCAGGGCGCGTCGATAAATGAAATGCACGTCATACCTAATAAAAAATGTAGGCTGAGAAA
Encoded here:
- the La gene encoding la autoantigen-like; this encodes MAEQESVTNGKSNDKNEESISELEEGIIRQVEYYFGDINLPKDKFLKEQINLDDGWIPYTTMLKFKRLVNLTTDTAVITAALAKSANQLIEVSEDGEKIRRSKAYPLPELNEERRKELMSRTIYAKGFPKEDTTLDMCLAFFQPYNIPENVIMRRYLDKATKKYCFKGSVFVTFKNTEDAEKFLSTESVKFGETELIKKWQAKYLEEKQAEFEAKSSKIAKRNAKKKNNDEDNKGVEKRTIVLPKGTVLLLQNVPKEITRESIKEAITKLDGEVGFIKIEDNQAWVRLQKEDTAKAVFEKFTDGKVSVENVDLSGELPDEDVERKFLDEMADELMKRKLKSNKPKGGHKNFNRKRKTGGDGGPDSKRK
- the LOC143917968 gene encoding plasmolipin-like: MADPGFHTTSTSTNHNTNIRFDSGYVKTLPGMIKITQIVLNLLGFICIEVSGYSFHSRGSWFNTVAMGGFWFTGIMLAFYLFHVLEKFYKIPWLKIELVFCALWTLFYLLAACLAATFGLEAYAAASFFGFCAMIAYGYDAYLKFRAVQAGRLEQGVKVVSKEITSPVTA